A single Lolium perenne isolate Kyuss_39 chromosome 6, Kyuss_2.0, whole genome shotgun sequence DNA region contains:
- the LOC127310087 gene encoding uncharacterized protein, with amino-acid sequence MDPNQLNASNSYYVILRELFFRLVVSFQIQSSLSMEIIGFWLWIQGNGQAGFLLRIESFDDNHFHVLASTAKTFVEVLHFEFDDLDDRSAPKSHFQRQAIEGISFYLNNVCYKALEVLRERAKVDFIHNQMTDLYQEAYGEFMNDRVPISSMTDLYEGAYGESLYDQVPLSSKHLLTRIKALYANTQKNHGEGTSSRQMHVQTSHMLLQDIKEEVYECQSPYRLVTLLDNLSLREKHHDAIMQQLSDVPRDERTLFVTFSNGYPLNKDELQDFFMRHYGDIEEISVEEPIEKRQPLYAHVTFYSQVTLFRVLDGNRRVKFMTRGKHLWARQFVPKKKNT; translated from the exons ATGGACCCCAATCAACTGAATGCCTCTAACTCTTACTATGTGATACTTCGAGAGTTGTTCTTTCGCTTGGTTGTTTCTTTTCAAATTCAGTCTTCCCTTTCCATGGAGATAATAGGCTTTTGGTTGTGGATCCAAGGAAATGGCCAGGCTGGTTTCCTTCTAAGGATCGAgtcatttgatgataaccactttcATGTGTTGGCTTCTACTGCAAAAACTTTTGTTGAGGTTCTCCATTTTGAGTTCGATGATTTAGATGACAGATCTGCACCAAAAAGTCACTTTCAGAGGCAAGCTATTGAAGGAATTTCTTTTTACCTCAACAATGTTTGTTACAAGGCCTTAGAAGTTCTTCGAGAAAGAGCAAAGGTGGATTTTATCCATAATCAGATGACAGATCTGTACCAAGAAGCCTATGGAGAATTCATGAATGATCGGGTTCCTATAAGCTCG ATGACAGATCTATACGAAGGGGCATATGGCGAATCCTTATATGATCAGGTTCCTTTGAGCTCG AAGCACCTTCTGACTAGGATCAAGGCTTTGTATGCTAACACTCAAAAGAATCATGGAGAAGGCACAAGTTCTAGACAGATGCATGTTCAAACAAGTCATATGCTCCTTCAAGATATAAAGGAAGAAGTATACGAGTGTCAGTCACCCTACCGTTTGGTGACATTGTTGGATAACCTGAGCTTAAGAGAGAAGCATCATGATGCA ATCATGCAGCAACTCTCTGATGTTCCACGTGACGAGAGAACTTTGTTTGTAACATTTTCCAATGGCTATCCACTGAACAAAGATGAACTGCAAGATTTCTTCATGAG GCACTATGGAGATATTGAAGAGATAAGTGTTGAAGAGCCAATTGAAAAGAGACAGCCCTTGTACGCACACGTTACATTTTACTCACAGGTGACCCTCTTCCGTGTCCTTGATGGAAACAGGAGAGTCAAGTTCATGACGAGGGGAAAACATCTGTGGGCTCGACAGTTTGTGCCTAAGAAAAAAAATACTTAA